A single genomic interval of Xiphophorus couchianus chromosome 2, X_couchianus-1.0, whole genome shotgun sequence harbors:
- the iqsec3b gene encoding IQ motif and SEC7 domain-containing protein 3 isoform X3 produces MTTCPFSSACMPCSFSFSFADLCFFPPSFCRSETVLHQFCCPAPEHPETDTSGSSSGQILSLEDGMSSGGGQEVKGLKREGPSEYEINLENKNKQIEELEQKYGGHLIARRAARRIQTAFRQYQLSKNFQKIRNSLSESKLPRRISLRHPSPSSRSRNAAQRHSYTLHPGGGQIPLRSKTPPPPPCRSTSLPPSPASAPANVPSSAPSQAPSQTSGPTLTQLEDCFSEQLHSLAQSIDDALRGWSLSEGGEGKGLLMDPGALRAAAESAGLPRSASSLLMAFRDVTVHIDSNSSYTISSATTTTTTSLGNASGGEPGSRKPSVSGTGGGGDGQSMEEPEFPAPPPSEELEMVDPGSRRGSVAPAAAGVGMERENSSDRLESSTSTSTSTSISTSVQSNQQPAQIYTQYQQYHYTHPQQVPEGPSPDSLQALVVSLPRDRCQDPASCRSPTLSTDTHRKRLYRIGLNLFNVNPERGIHFLITRGFVPDTAIGVAHFLLQRKGLSRQMIGEFLGNSKLQFNRDVLDCVVDEMDFSGMELDEALRKFQAHVRVQGEAQKVERLIEAFSQRYCMCNPDVVQQFHNPDTIFILAFAVVLLNTDMYSPNIKPHRKMGLDDFIRNLRGVDDGADIPREMVAGIYERIQQRELRSNEDHVTYVSRVEQSILGLKTVLAVPHRRLVCCCRLFEVPDANKPHKQKLSALQREVFLFNDLLLILKLCPKKKSSASYTFCKAMGLLGMQFHLFSNEYYAHGITMMSPFTSEKKQLVSFCSPSGEELRKFAEELREAIAEVNEMEQIHIQWELERQQGIQSHGLHTNGGQMDTHTGHGSPSGQQDVYDKTGNNNTVEAADLSAEPAQH; encoded by the exons CGGACAGATCCTGAGCCTGGAGGATGGGATGTCCTCTGGTGGAGGACAGGAAGTGAAGGGGCTGAAGAGGGAGGGACCCAGTGAGTACGAGATCAAtttggagaacaaaaacaaacag ATAGAGGAGCTAGAGCAGAAGTATGGAGGCCATCTGATCGCAAGACGGGCAGCGCGCCGCATCCAGACGGCCTTCCGCCAGTACCAGCTCAGCAAGAACTTCCAGAAGATCCGTAATTCTCTGTCAGAGAGCAAGCTGCCTCGCCGCATCTCCCTGCGCCATCCCAGCCCTTCGTCCCGGAGCAGGAATGCGGCCCAGAGACACAGTTACACTCTGCATCCGGGAGGTGGACAGATTCCCTTACGCTCAAAaactcctcctccacctccatgCCGCTCCACATCTCTTCCCCCGTCACCAGCGTCAGCCCCAGCAAATGTCCCGTCATCAGCTCCAAGTCAGGCTCCATCTCAGACATCTGGACCTACACTCACACAGTTAGAAGATTGCTTCTCTGAACAG CTTCACTCCTTGGCTCAGTCCATCGATGATGCTCTTCGTGGTTGGAGCCTGTCAGAGGGAGGAGAGGGGAAGGGACTTTTGATGGACCCCGGGGCCCTTCGTGCAGCTGCAGAAAGTGCCGGCCTGCCCCGCAGCGCCAGCTCCCTGCTTATGGCTTTCAGGGATGTAACTGTTCACATAGACAGCAATAGCTCCTACACCATCTCATCTGCGACCACCACAACCACCACCTCTCTGGGAAATGCAAGTGGAGGAGAACCAGGCAGCAGGAAGCCCTCTGTTAGTGGGACAGGTGGAGGAGGGGATGGGCAGTCGATGGAGGAACCCGAGTTTCCTGCCCCTCCGCCCAGCGAGGAGCTGGAAATGGTCGATCCGGGATCTAGGAGGGGGTCTGTGGCACCAGCTGCAGCAGGGGTTGGGATGGAGAGGGAAAACAGCTCAGACAGACTGGAATCCTCCACTTCCACCTCTACCTCCACGTCAATCTCCACCTCAGTGCAGTCTAATCAGCAACCTGCTCAAATTTACACACAGTACCAGCAGTATCACTACACTCATCCCCAGCAGGTCCCCGAGGGCCCGAGTCCAGATTCCCTGCAGGCCCTTGTCGTCTCTCTGCCAAGGGACCGCTGCCAGGATCCAGCCTCCTGTCGCTCCCCAACCCTGTCCACCGACACACATCGCAAACGCCTCTACAGGATCGGACTCAACCTGTTCAACGT GAATCCCGAAAGGGGCATCCACTTCCTGATCACGCGTGGTTTTGTCCCGGACACGGCTATAGGCGTGGCACACTTCCTACTGCAGAGGAAGGGCCTCAGTCGACAGATGATTGGAGAGTTCCTGGGCAACAGCAAGCTGCAATTCAACAGGGATGTCCTCGA CTGTGTGGTAGATGAGATGGATTTCTCAGGGATGGAACTTGATGAAGCTCTGAGAAAGTTCCAGGCTCACGTTCGAGTTCAAGGAGAAGCACAGAAGGTGGAGAGACTCATCGAAGCCTTCAG TCAGCGGTACTGTATGTGTAATCCTGATGTGGTGCAGCAGTTTCACAACCCAGACACCATCTTCATCCTGGCCTTCGCTGTGGTCCTCCTCAACACCGACATGTATTCTCCCAACATCAAGCCGCACCGCAAAATGGGGCTCGATGATTTCATACGCAATCTGAGAG GTGTGGATGATGGAGCAGACATCCCCAGAGAGATGGTTGCAGGCATTTATGAAAGGATTCAGCAGAGAGAGCTGCGCTCCAACGAAGACCATGTCACATATGTGAGTCGTGTGGAGCAGTCCATCCTGGGCCTGAAGACA GTCCTCGCTGTGCCCCACAGACGGCTGGTGTGCTGCTGCCGTCTGTTTGAGGTTCCCGATGCCAACAAACCTCACAAACAGAAACTCTCTGCGCTCCAAAGGGAGGTGTTCCTCTTTAATGACCTGCTGTTG ATCCTGAAGCTGTGTCCCAAGAAGAAAAGCTCAGCTTCATACACTTTCTGTAAAGCTATGGGTCTTCTGGGAATGCAGTTTCACCTCTTCAGCAATGAGT ATTATGCTCATGGTATTACCATGATGAGCCCCTTTACCTCAGAGAAGAAGCAGCTGGTTAGTTTCTGCTCTCCCAGCGGAGAGGAGCTCAGGAAGTTTGCAGAGGAGCTCAGAGAAGCGATCGCAGAGGTCAACGAGATGGAGCAGATTCACATTCAGT GGGAACTGGAGAGGCAGCAAGGGATCCAGTCGCATGGTTTACACACCAATGGTGGGCAAATGGACACACACACGGGACATGGCTCTCCCTCAG GCCAACAGGATGTGTATGATAAAACTGGCAACAACAACACAGTAGAG